One stretch of Armatimonadota bacterium DNA includes these proteins:
- a CDS encoding nicotinate phosphoribosyltransferase, protein MACGYWMRAMAEREAVFCLYFRSNPFGSGYTLAGGLASTLEYLERLRFDSDDLAYLAALPGADGTSLFPAGFLDYLAAFRFRCDVDAAPEGSVVFPNEPIVRVRGPVLQAQMVETAILNQINFQSLIATKAARVCQAAAGRPVIEFGLRRAQGWDGGLTASRAAYIGGCAATSNLAAGREYGIPVRGTHAHSWVMMFPDELQAFEAWAEAMPNNCVFLVDTRDTLQGVQNAIRASAALPADGRQPIGIRLDSGDLARLSIQARAMLDGAGLKDATIIASNDMDETVISALLAQGARIDAWGVGTRLVTGWDQPALGGVYKLTAVRDGETWSPVMKASEQLAKSSLPGMLQTARYTVAGELVGDVIFDELAEPEGARTLVEPLNPMRKRRIAADAERQLLLNPVMRAGVRTEPPEPISAVRDRAAQGLSSVPAAVKRFLNPQAYPAGLSPRLAEAQAQLLADDRS, encoded by the coding sequence ATGGCGTGCGGCTACTGGATGCGAGCCATGGCGGAACGCGAGGCGGTGTTCTGCCTCTATTTCCGCTCGAATCCGTTTGGAAGCGGTTATACACTGGCAGGCGGACTGGCAAGCACGCTCGAGTATCTGGAGCGGCTGCGCTTCGACAGCGATGATCTGGCCTATCTGGCGGCGCTGCCGGGCGCTGATGGAACATCGCTGTTTCCCGCCGGATTCCTGGACTACCTCGCGGCGTTCCGCTTCCGCTGCGATGTGGACGCCGCGCCGGAAGGATCCGTGGTCTTCCCAAACGAGCCAATCGTGCGTGTGCGGGGACCGGTTCTCCAGGCACAGATGGTCGAGACGGCTATTCTCAACCAGATCAATTTCCAGTCGCTGATCGCAACCAAGGCCGCACGCGTGTGCCAGGCTGCGGCCGGTCGGCCGGTCATCGAATTTGGCCTGCGCCGCGCTCAGGGTTGGGATGGTGGCCTTACCGCGAGCCGCGCCGCCTACATAGGTGGATGCGCAGCCACCTCGAACCTTGCGGCCGGCCGGGAGTATGGTATCCCGGTTCGAGGCACACACGCGCACAGCTGGGTGATGATGTTTCCCGACGAACTTCAGGCGTTTGAGGCATGGGCCGAAGCGATGCCGAACAACTGCGTCTTCCTGGTGGATACGCGCGACACACTGCAGGGCGTTCAGAACGCCATTCGCGCGTCGGCTGCGCTCCCGGCCGATGGCCGTCAACCAATCGGCATCCGACTGGATTCCGGTGACCTTGCCAGGCTCAGCATCCAGGCTCGGGCAATGCTCGATGGTGCCGGGCTGAAGGATGCCACGATAATCGCGAGTAACGATATGGACGAGACGGTCATCAGTGCCCTGCTGGCGCAGGGAGCGCGCATCGATGCGTGGGGTGTAGGCACGCGCCTGGTAACCGGTTGGGACCAACCCGCGCTGGGCGGCGTGTACAAGCTGACCGCCGTGCGGGATGGCGAAACCTGGAGCCCGGTGATGAAGGCCTCGGAGCAGCTGGCGAAAAGCTCGCTTCCAGGGATGCTGCAGACGGCGCGCTATACCGTGGCCGGCGAGCTTGTGGGCGATGTGATCTTCGACGAGCTGGCAGAGCCGGAGGGTGCGCGAACGCTGGTCGAGCCGCTCAATCCAATGCGGAAGCGGCGCATCGCGGCCGACGCTGAACGGCAACTCCTTCTGAATCCGGTGATGCGTGCCGGAGTGCGGACAGAGCCGCCGGAACCGATTTCAGCGGTACGCGACCGTGCCGCGCAGGGGCTTTCTTCGGTGCCCGCCGCCGTGAAGCGGTTCCTCAACCCGCAAGCGTACCCCGCTGGATTATCGCCGCGCCTTGCCGAGGCGCAGGCGCAGTTGCTGGCCGACGACCGTTCGTGA
- a CDS encoding LptF/LptG family permease, whose translation MKTLDRYILAEMRVPFLIGQGAIVLMLIGTVLYNNANVLLEHQVPWADVAQMVLYFVPFLVHMTMPVAAAVAASLTVSRLTRDSEITVMRAGGASLARIFLPVIVAGLILSIGDFYFGEYVVPAAMDRFDNVVSSMPAHIPNLIPNPKQVYVTFDQGSIFYVQSVVQRHGYLDMQGVQFIVGLRRVLSGQAQPRIFIAQHATYQNGVLTLMHPLVISYSLDGKVLAKGHVAQIKVNAPVDPSAIESNFLLQLPLGQMAQNSTLTFRQLGQNIARNRTEHIDDPYAILDYHFKLSVPFSCLVMALCCPPMALRFGRGGGFMGVLLSICLVFVYWNTLLAMRILGSPGAAGSAPILPPAIAAWTQNVIFAAAGLWLLKRSE comes from the coding sequence ATGAAAACCCTGGATCGCTACATCCTGGCTGAGATGCGCGTGCCGTTCCTCATCGGGCAGGGCGCAATCGTGCTGATGCTTATCGGTACGGTGCTCTACAACAACGCCAACGTCCTGTTGGAGCATCAGGTGCCATGGGCCGATGTGGCGCAGATGGTGCTCTACTTCGTACCATTTCTGGTCCACATGACCATGCCGGTGGCTGCGGCCGTTGCCGCGTCGTTGACGGTTAGCCGGCTGACGCGAGACTCCGAGATCACGGTCATGCGCGCCGGAGGCGCGAGCCTCGCGCGAATCTTCTTGCCTGTGATCGTAGCGGGACTTATACTCAGCATCGGTGACTTCTACTTCGGCGAGTACGTCGTTCCGGCGGCGATGGACCGGTTTGACAACGTGGTTAGCTCCATGCCGGCGCACATTCCAAACCTGATACCCAACCCGAAGCAGGTGTATGTCACCTTCGATCAGGGCAGCATCTTTTATGTGCAGAGCGTGGTTCAGCGACACGGTTATCTGGATATGCAGGGCGTGCAGTTTATCGTCGGTCTGCGCCGGGTCCTGTCGGGCCAGGCCCAGCCCAGGATATTCATCGCGCAGCACGCAACCTACCAGAACGGCGTGCTGACGCTCATGCACCCGCTGGTGATTTCGTATTCGCTGGATGGCAAAGTACTCGCCAAAGGGCACGTTGCGCAGATCAAAGTAAACGCCCCTGTTGACCCAAGCGCCATCGAGAGCAACTTTCTGCTGCAGCTTCCGCTTGGTCAGATGGCGCAAAACTCCACGCTCACATTCCGGCAGTTAGGCCAGAATATCGCGCGCAACCGGACCGAGCACATCGATGACCCGTATGCCATTCTCGACTACCACTTCAAGCTCTCGGTGCCGTTCTCATGCCTGGTCATGGCGCTCTGCTGTCCGCCGATGGCCCTCCGTTTTGGCCGTGGCGGCGGGTTTATGGGGGTGCTGCTCTCCATCTGCCTCGTCTTCGTCTACTGGAACACGCTGCTTGCGATGCGGATCCTCGGTTCGCCCGGCGCCGCCGGAAGCGCGCCGATTCTACCTCCGGCAATCGCGGCCTGGACTCAGAATGTAATCTTCGCCGCTGCGGGCTTGTGGCTGCTCAAACGTTCGGAATAG
- the mqnC gene encoding dehypoxanthine futalosine cyclase, with the protein MTIAERAPLIRGRGIDDIASKVISGGRVDGDEAIRLFAHPNLPELAWLANLVRERLHPDTNNLVTYVVGRNVNYTNVCWVRCKFCAFYRVPGHEEGYVLSREEIYAKVQQMVDVGGIEILMQGGLNPKLKIEWYEDLLSGIKARFGEYGVILHAFSPAELIYLARISKLTQAEMFARLKKAGLDSVPGGGAEILTDRVRETISPYKDTADEWLDCMREAHRAGLRTSVTMMYGSVDTVEDRVEHLIRARDLQDETGGFTAFIPWSFQPDGTELTGERASAFDYLRTVAASRIVLDNIPHMQASWVTQGPKVAQVALRYGLNDFGSTMMEENVVSSAGCAFTMPIEEMERLIRDAGYTPMRRTTQYELLPHGVPDGSPLLRGH; encoded by the coding sequence ATGACGATTGCAGAGCGAGCGCCGCTCATAAGAGGGCGCGGCATCGACGATATCGCGAGCAAGGTGATATCCGGCGGGCGCGTAGATGGTGACGAGGCGATACGCCTGTTCGCACACCCCAACCTGCCCGAACTGGCGTGGTTGGCCAACCTGGTGCGTGAGCGACTGCATCCGGACACCAACAACCTGGTGACATACGTTGTGGGTCGCAACGTGAACTACACCAACGTCTGCTGGGTTCGATGCAAGTTTTGCGCCTTCTACCGCGTTCCCGGCCATGAGGAAGGTTACGTTTTAAGCCGCGAGGAGATTTACGCTAAAGTCCAGCAGATGGTGGATGTGGGCGGCATCGAGATCCTGATGCAGGGCGGGCTCAATCCCAAGCTGAAAATCGAGTGGTATGAGGACCTGCTGTCGGGCATCAAGGCGCGCTTTGGAGAGTACGGCGTTATTTTGCACGCGTTTTCCCCGGCAGAGTTGATCTACCTGGCGCGCATAAGCAAGTTGACCCAGGCCGAGATGTTTGCCAGGCTTAAAAAGGCCGGGCTGGACAGCGTGCCGGGCGGTGGTGCAGAGATACTGACGGACCGCGTGCGTGAAACCATCTCACCGTACAAAGATACGGCAGATGAGTGGTTGGACTGCATGCGCGAGGCACATCGCGCCGGGCTGCGCACCTCGGTAACGATGATGTACGGCTCGGTCGACACGGTTGAAGACCGGGTAGAGCATTTGATACGGGCGCGCGATCTGCAGGATGAGACCGGCGGCTTTACCGCGTTTATACCGTGGTCGTTTCAACCGGACGGCACCGAACTTACCGGCGAGCGGGCATCAGCATTCGATTACCTTCGCACCGTCGCGGCGAGCCGAATTGTATTGGACAACATCCCGCACATGCAGGCATCGTGGGTGACGCAGGGCCCAAAGGTGGCCCAGGTGGCGCTGCGGTACGGTTTGAACGACTTTGGCAGCACCATGATGGAAGAGAATGTGGTCTCCTCGGCCGGCTGTGCGTTTACCATGCCGATTGAAGAGATGGAGCGGCTGATCCGCGATGCCGGCTATACGCCGATGCGGCGCACCACGCAGTACGAACTGCTGCCGCACGGCGTGCCGGATGGCTCACCGCTGCTCCGCGGGCACTGA
- the pncA gene encoding bifunctional nicotinamidase/pyrazinamidase encodes MNPRRALILVDIQNDFLPGGALAVPAGDEVVAVANALIPYFGIVAATQDWHPATHSSFAANHPGRVPGDRIDLNGLPQVLWPVHCVENRHGSEFASALLLPANAVVVRKGTDVDVDSYSGFYDNGRRHATTLEAKLRELGVAELTVMGLATDYCVKYTVLDALRLGFSVSVVREGCRAVNLNPGDGDAAEAEMQTAGAHLVSLTDALNLAEKAGRQA; translated from the coding sequence ATGAACCCGCGCCGCGCACTCATTCTGGTCGATATCCAGAACGATTTCCTTCCAGGGGGGGCGTTGGCGGTACCCGCTGGTGATGAGGTTGTAGCCGTGGCCAATGCGCTGATCCCGTATTTCGGTATCGTCGCAGCCACGCAGGATTGGCACCCTGCGACGCACAGCTCGTTTGCCGCAAACCATCCGGGTCGCGTACCCGGGGATCGGATCGATCTGAACGGTCTGCCTCAAGTGTTGTGGCCGGTGCATTGCGTAGAGAACCGTCATGGCTCGGAGTTCGCGTCGGCGTTGCTCCTGCCGGCGAACGCCGTGGTCGTGCGAAAGGGGACCGACGTTGATGTGGACAGCTACAGCGGGTTTTATGACAACGGCAGGCGTCACGCCACAACCCTGGAAGCAAAGTTGCGCGAACTCGGCGTGGCCGAGCTCACGGTGATGGGCCTGGCCACCGATTACTGCGTCAAGTACACCGTTCTGGATGCCCTCCGGCTGGGATTCAGCGTCTCGGTGGTCCGGGAGGGATGCCGTGCGGTGAATCTGAATCCGGGCGATGGTGATGCGGCGGAAGCGGAGATGCAGACGGCCGGCGCACACCTGGTGAGCCTGACCGATGCATTGAACCTGGCTGAGAAGGCCGGCAGGCAGGCATGA
- the purD gene encoding phosphoribosylamine--glycine ligase, translating to MRILIIGGGGREHALAWALSRSSHKPHLFAAPGNPGIASLADLVPLSTLDLDALASFAERELVDLTVVGPEAPLIAGIVDRFEARGLRIFGPSADPAKLEGSKAFAKRLMEDANIPTAAFRICETAAEAHEAAAGHFGENPGSTGLVVKADGLAAGKGVLVTDTEQQAHEAVSRMMESRDFGDSGMRVILEERLAGEEASLMAVSDGETVLPLLPAQDHKRLLENDDGPNTGGMGAYSPVPIMPPALVDEAMDTVVRPAIRAIAEYGIPYKGLLYAGLMLTSDGIKAIEFNCRFGDPEAQTVLPLMESDLVDLLLGAAECRMPSSLKWRAGTSVCVVAASAGYPGAVRTGIPISGIADAAESEGCLVFEAGTRYGSDGRIETSGGRVLSVTGLGADLITATARAYVGMSHIQFDGLQYRRDIAGRALRAPATGE from the coding sequence ATGCGCATCCTCATTATTGGAGGCGGAGGGCGCGAACACGCTCTAGCGTGGGCGCTTTCGCGCAGCAGCCACAAGCCGCACCTGTTTGCCGCTCCGGGTAACCCCGGTATTGCTTCTCTCGCCGACCTGGTGCCACTGTCAACTCTCGATCTGGACGCGCTGGCGAGCTTTGCGGAACGTGAGCTGGTTGATCTGACGGTAGTTGGCCCTGAGGCGCCACTTATTGCCGGAATTGTGGACCGCTTTGAGGCCCGCGGCCTGCGGATATTTGGCCCTTCTGCGGACCCAGCGAAACTGGAGGGCAGCAAGGCATTTGCAAAGCGGTTGATGGAGGATGCGAACATACCTACGGCCGCATTCCGAATCTGCGAAACAGCCGCAGAAGCGCACGAGGCTGCGGCCGGCCACTTCGGCGAGAATCCCGGAAGCACCGGCCTGGTGGTAAAGGCCGATGGGCTGGCTGCCGGCAAGGGCGTACTTGTTACCGATACCGAACAGCAGGCGCACGAAGCTGTCTCGCGGATGATGGAGTCTCGGGATTTCGGCGATTCGGGAATGCGTGTCATCCTGGAGGAGCGACTCGCGGGCGAGGAAGCCTCATTGATGGCAGTCTCCGATGGTGAGACGGTGCTGCCACTTCTGCCGGCACAAGACCATAAGCGACTGCTTGAGAACGACGATGGCCCCAATACAGGTGGCATGGGAGCGTACTCGCCGGTTCCAATCATGCCGCCGGCGCTTGTTGACGAGGCGATGGACACGGTGGTACGTCCGGCGATACGGGCTATTGCGGAGTATGGCATTCCATACAAAGGCTTGCTTTACGCCGGACTCATGCTCACATCTGATGGTATAAAGGCGATTGAGTTCAACTGCAGATTCGGGGACCCCGAGGCGCAAACCGTGCTGCCGCTGATGGAGAGTGATCTGGTGGACCTGCTTCTTGGCGCTGCCGAATGCCGGATGCCTTCCAGCCTGAAGTGGCGTGCAGGCACGTCGGTGTGCGTCGTGGCCGCTTCCGCCGGGTATCCGGGCGCTGTCCGTACCGGTATACCGATTTCCGGCATTGCCGATGCCGCGGAATCCGAAGGGTGTTTGGTGTTTGAGGCCGGTACACGGTATGGTTCGGATGGGCGTATAGAAACCTCGGGTGGCCGTGTACTGAGTGTTACCGGATTGGGCGCCGACCTGATTACCGCAACAGCAAGAGCCTATGTGGGAATGAGTCACATCCAGTTTGATGGGTTACAATACCGGCGGGATATAGCGGGCCGGGCATTGCGAGCGCCGGCTACCGGCGAGTAG